TGACCGGCCACGAAGAGCGGGAAGAAGGCGGCCGCGGCGGACAGGTCGGGCACGAAGTCCGCGAGCGCCACGGCGTTCAGCGCGAGCACCAGCTGCGCCAGCTGACCGGTCCAGCGGTAGCGGGCCGGCAGCAGGGCGGTGCCCCTGGCCAGCAGGAAGCCGATGAGCGCGAGCACCGCCACCCAGCCGAGCGGCACCAGCCCGGCGGTCGGCGGCAGCAGGTGCGCGATCACCACCAGCGCGGCCAGCGGGTACAGCTCACCGAGTGCGCGTCCGGCCGCCGCGGCGTATCCGGCGGCGACCAGCAGCAGCATCAGCCCGAGCGGCCCGAAGTCCTCGCCGAGCCCGAGCGGCCGGGCGATCCACTCCCTGGTCACGTCGAGCAGGCCGAACCGCTGATCGTGCAGGTCGGCCCACTGCCCGAAGAGATAGCCGTACGCGGTCAGCACGGCCGCGCTCGCGGACAGCAGGGTCACCGGGGTCCTCATCGCGGCTCCCCGGCGGGAAAGGCCTTGGTCTGCTCGCCGAGCAGGGCGCCGAAAGCCTGGTCGATCTTCTCGCCGACCAGCCCGCCTTCGCCGCTGGCGTCGATGCGCAGCACATCGCGGCCGCGGACGTAGTGCGCGTGGTAGGAGACGGTCGGGGCGTCGGGCGCTTCGGTGAACCGGCGGACGGTCACCCCGGCCGGTGCCGGTTCGACGCGCCGGTGGCCACCGGCGGCGTAGATCCCGTCGAGCGCCTCCTTGGTCACCTCCGGCTCGGCGTCGTCGCGCGAGGTGAACCGGCTGAGCAGCAGGTTCACCCCGTTCTCGCGGGTCATCCGCAGATGCGCCACGGCCACTCCGGTGGCCACCAGCTCTTCGAGTTCCTCCGGACTGAACAGCTGGTAGGAGACCAGTGACGAGAGCTGGCTCGCGCGGTCGATCAGCAGGTCGCCGGGCGGCGTGACCAGCGGCAGCGGCGGCGGACCCGGACGGCGTGGTTCGGGGTCGGCCAGTTCGATCGGCTGGACGTCCCGGTCGGGGTTCGCGCCGCTGCCCCACGCCAGCCAGGCGGCCGTCGGCGGGATCGCGAGTACCACGAGGAGCGCGGCCGTGACGACCACGCTGCGTTTGCCTCCCCGGTTACCCATGGTGGCTCTCATGGTGCGTGATCAGCTCCGCGAGTGGCCCAGCCGGGGTGCGTACAGTGGTCACATGTCGCTTCCCGGCCGCACCGAACCCCTGGTCACCCCCGAATTCCACGCGGTGTTCACCGATCGCCGGATCAAGCCGCCGTTTCCCGCCGGGCTGCGCACCGCGGTGTTCGGCCTCGGCTGCTTCTGGGGCGCCGAGCGGTTGTTCTGGCAGACGTCCGGCGTGTACTCGACCGCCGTCGGCTACGCGGGCGGCGAGACCCCGAACCCGACGTACGAAGAGGTGTGCAGCGGCCTGACCGGGCACGCCGAAGTGGTGCTGGTGGTGTTCGACCCGGCCCAGGTTTCGTACGAGCAGCTGCTGAAGGTCTTCTGGGAGGGCCACGACCCGACGCAGGGCATGCGCCAGGGCAACGACGTCGGCACGCAGTACCGCTCGGCGGCCTACTACACGAACGACGCGCAGCGCGCCGAAATCGAGGCGTCGCGCGCGACCTTCCAGTCCGCCCTGACCGCGGCGGGCCACGGCGCGATCACCACCGAAGTCGCCCCGCTGGGCGAGTTCTACTACGCCGAGGACTACCACCAGCAATACCTGCACAAGGTTCCGAACGGCTACTGCGGCCTCGGCGGCACGGGTGTCTCCTGCCCGACCGGCCTCGGCGCCCAGAGCTGACCGTTCACTCCCGCCGGAGCAGGTCGTAGGCGGCGGCGCCGATGAGTTCCAGCGACACCTGCAGCCGCTCCAGGCTGACGTTGTCGGCGATGGTGTCCTCCGGCGTGTGGTAGGTCGGTTCCAGCGCGGCCGGGCCCGACTCCCCGCGCCAGCTGAAGTTGCCCGAGGCGATGCCCCGCTCGAAGAACGGCACGTGGTCGCTGGAGCCGCGGGCCACCGGGCCCTGCACGCGCGGGTCGTAGCCGAGGCGTTCCGCCGCCGCGCCGACGGCCTGGGTGACCGCGTTGTCGGCGCCGTCCACCGAGAGCAGCCAGTAGACCGTCGCCGGGTCGTAGCTGGTGGCGACCATGTCGTTCTGGAAGCACCCGGCGATCCGCTTCGCCTCGGCGTCGGGCAGGTTGTTGACGTAGTACCGGCTGCCGATCAGGCCGTACTCCTCGGAACCCCACAGCGCGAAGCGCACCGCCTTGCGCGTGGGCAGGTAGCGCAGCACGCGGGCGAGTTCCAGGCACAGCACGGTGCCGCTGCCGTCGTCGTTCGCGCCGGGGGAGCCGGGCACGCTGTCG
The genomic region above belongs to Amycolatopsis sp. YIM 10 and contains:
- the msrA gene encoding peptide-methionine (S)-S-oxide reductase MsrA, yielding MSLPGRTEPLVTPEFHAVFTDRRIKPPFPAGLRTAVFGLGCFWGAERLFWQTSGVYSTAVGYAGGETPNPTYEEVCSGLTGHAEVVLVVFDPAQVSYEQLLKVFWEGHDPTQGMRQGNDVGTQYRSAAYYTNDAQRAEIEASRATFQSALTAAGHGAITTEVAPLGEFYYAEDYHQQYLHKVPNGYCGLGGTGVSCPTGLGAQS